The following coding sequences are from one Leptolyngbya sp. NIES-3755 window:
- a CDS encoding hypothetical protein (similar to AA sequence:cyanobase_aa:LBDG_41190), whose translation MNSDTVVRILQKSFRVTLGATAALVEILQDPQKRESNLHKIKVELDQLTREWAEKGEVTEQEARTYVDQFIAQRRGEMNSGTTVTTTATTVQAPPPEVQLELQELTAQLAAIRAEIERLRTEENRS comes from the coding sequence ATGAATTCTGATACTGTTGTTCGCATCTTACAAAAAAGCTTTCGCGTGACGCTCGGAGCCACTGCTGCTTTGGTTGAAATTCTCCAAGATCCTCAGAAGCGAGAATCGAATCTGCACAAAATCAAAGTTGAACTCGATCAACTCACTCGCGAATGGGCGGAAAAAGGTGAAGTGACTGAGCAAGAAGCTCGAACTTATGTGGATCAGTTTATTGCTCAACGTCGGGGTGAGATGAATTCTGGTACGACGGTCACGACGACTGCAACTACGGTTCAAGCTCCGCCTCCAGAGGTTCAGCTTGAATTGCAAGAGCTAACGGCACAATTAGCAGCTATCCGAGCAGAAATTGAACGCTTGAGAACTGAAGAGAATCGATCGTGA
- a CDS encoding hypothetical protein (hypothetical protein FJSC11DRAFT_3986;~similar to AA sequence:cyanobase_aa:LBDG_41200), which yields MKCLGIDLGWSSNPSGLCCLELDHGVLTLRDLRRESSIDEVLSWVDRYAPDSAIVAVDAPTIIPNQTGMRLPDRLAHKHFGRYHAGCYPANLGLPFADRTVGLGLNLEARGFEHAPTIEAQHPGRYQIEVFPHPAMVHLFGLNQILKYKKGTIAQRKPELEKLRQFILERLPQIEPRLKLETLPEIPNKGVDLKAVEDQLDSLICAYVAAYWWYWGAEKNLVLGDRASGYIVVPSPLT from the coding sequence GTGAAGTGTCTCGGTATTGATTTAGGCTGGAGTTCAAATCCCAGTGGTTTGTGCTGTTTAGAGCTTGATCATGGAGTGTTAACGCTGCGAGATCTGCGGCGGGAAAGCTCGATCGATGAAGTGCTCTCTTGGGTCGATCGATATGCGCCTGATTCTGCGATCGTGGCGGTTGATGCTCCGACAATTATTCCAAATCAAACCGGAATGCGATTGCCGGATCGCCTAGCTCACAAACATTTTGGACGTTATCATGCCGGATGCTATCCTGCGAACTTAGGATTGCCATTTGCCGATCGTACTGTCGGTTTAGGACTGAATTTGGAAGCACGAGGATTTGAACACGCGCCTACGATTGAAGCTCAACATCCAGGACGCTATCAAATCGAAGTGTTTCCACATCCGGCAATGGTGCATTTATTCGGATTGAATCAGATTTTGAAATACAAAAAAGGCACGATCGCACAACGCAAACCAGAATTAGAAAAATTGCGCCAATTCATACTGGAGCGATTACCTCAAATCGAGCCGAGATTAAAGTTAGAAACACTCCCAGAAATTCCCAATAAAGGCGTTGATCTCAAAGCAGTTGAAGATCAGTTGGATAGTTTGATTTGTGCTTATGTCGCGGCGTATTGGTGGTATTGGGGAGCAGAAAAAAACTTAGTATTAGGCGATCGAGCATCAGGGTATATTGTGGTTCCATCCCCTTTGACTTAA
- a CDS encoding hypothetical protein (hypothetical protein Syn8016DRAFT_1893;~similar to AA sequence:cyanobase_aa:LBDG_41210): MLASLIRSRKLCLILVAAAIVHFGLILLGLPSWQCPIREVLRVPCPGCGVSRATIELLQGHFDHAFRIHAFAPIVVLVGGLVLSAIVLPKSRRLKLAGIVDRIEQRTGITIVILISFLIYWLIRLFFFTKEIYDWVM; the protein is encoded by the coding sequence ATGCTGGCTTCATTAATTCGATCGCGAAAACTTTGTCTGATTCTCGTTGCTGCCGCGATCGTGCATTTTGGGCTGATTCTGCTCGGTTTACCCAGTTGGCAATGTCCGATTCGAGAAGTGTTGAGAGTGCCTTGTCCGGGGTGTGGAGTTTCTCGCGCCACGATCGAACTTCTACAAGGTCATTTTGATCATGCTTTCAGAATTCACGCTTTTGCTCCGATTGTCGTTCTCGTGGGTGGATTGGTGTTGAGTGCGATCGTGTTGCCAAAATCGCGCCGACTTAAACTTGCTGGAATTGTCGATCGGATTGAACAGCGCACCGGAATCACAATTGTGATCCTGATTAGTTTCTTAATCTATTGGTTAATCCGATTGTTCTTTTTTACGAAGGAAATCTATGACTGGGTGATGTGA
- a CDS encoding hypothetical protein (similar to AA sequence:cyanobase_aa:LBDG_41220) yields MDALLGLIILAAAITSFVCFILVLIKLFGDKGVGWGIFGIFCSIYTFIWGWQNIDRYNIKNIMVLWSAMIGVNLVLRILAIVAVNSQGS; encoded by the coding sequence ATGGACGCTTTGCTTGGATTAATCATTCTAGCAGCAGCAATCACGAGCTTTGTGTGTTTCATTCTCGTGTTAATTAAGCTTTTTGGAGATAAAGGAGTTGGCTGGGGAATCTTCGGGATTTTCTGTAGTATTTATACCTTCATCTGGGGTTGGCAGAACATCGATCGATACAACATCAAAAACATCATGGTGCTTTGGTCAGCGATGATCGGTGTCAATCTCGTGCTGCGAATTTTGGCGATCGTGGCGGTGAACAGTCAAGGAAGTTAA
- a CDS encoding hypothetical protein (hypothetical protein L8106_02837;~similar to AA sequence:cyanobase_aa:LBDG_36730) translates to MPVLSWTELEALTDYQIDPVNGSTNAQSWLRLFGHSESDVRVTLYRDHHAWCPYCQKIWLWLEEKQIPYRIQKVTMFCYGEKEAWYKRKIPSGMLPAIEIDGRIITESDDILIALERSFGVLKFGMEDPRVNPLRWLERLLFRAWCNWLCYPSYSARDEQQKRKKFIEVVSRVEEALSQTPGDYFLEEFSTVDVVFTPYVERMNASLYYYKGYSMREENPRFKAWFDAMETRSTYRGTQSDFHTHAHDLPPQMGGCWENGEPQMLMNKARVDQGDWFELPDVSYPEPETSRKEALYRVIKHRSNIIRVNPANDRVIDEALRCALTRMMTGEICVPPAGSDVALRYLRDRISVPRDMSIYAAKRFRTALEETAAFVGNGQGAPIPLKHRRDQDPANFAKR, encoded by the coding sequence ATGCCCGTTCTAAGCTGGACTGAACTCGAAGCTCTTACCGATTACCAAATCGATCCAGTCAATGGTTCCACGAATGCTCAGTCCTGGTTACGGCTCTTTGGACATTCAGAATCGGATGTGCGAGTGACGCTGTATCGGGACCATCATGCTTGGTGTCCGTACTGTCAGAAGATCTGGCTGTGGCTGGAAGAGAAGCAAATTCCGTATCGGATTCAGAAAGTGACAATGTTCTGCTATGGGGAAAAAGAAGCTTGGTATAAGCGGAAAATCCCATCAGGAATGCTGCCTGCGATCGAGATTGATGGTCGAATCATTACCGAAAGCGATGACATTCTGATTGCACTTGAGCGATCGTTTGGGGTGCTGAAGTTTGGAATGGAAGATCCGCGAGTCAACCCGCTTCGATGGCTGGAGCGGCTTCTGTTTCGAGCTTGGTGTAATTGGCTCTGCTATCCGTCGTACTCTGCCCGCGATGAGCAACAGAAGCGCAAGAAATTTATCGAAGTTGTATCGAGGGTTGAAGAGGCATTGAGCCAAACTCCTGGAGATTACTTTTTAGAAGAGTTCAGTACGGTGGACGTGGTTTTTACGCCGTATGTTGAGCGGATGAATGCGAGTTTGTACTACTACAAAGGCTATTCGATGCGTGAAGAGAATCCGCGTTTCAAGGCTTGGTTCGATGCGATGGAAACTCGATCGACGTATCGTGGCACTCAAAGCGATTTTCACACTCACGCTCACGATTTGCCGCCTCAGATGGGTGGATGTTGGGAGAATGGCGAACCGCAAATGTTGATGAATAAAGCACGAGTCGATCAGGGGGATTGGTTTGAGCTACCGGATGTGAGCTATCCAGAACCAGAAACCTCTCGCAAGGAAGCCTTGTATCGAGTGATCAAACATCGATCGAACATTATCCGAGTCAATCCCGCAAACGATCGAGTGATCGATGAAGCGTTACGCTGTGCCTTAACTCGGATGATGACGGGTGAAATTTGTGTCCCACCAGCAGGATCAGATGTGGCGTTGCGATATTTACGCGATCGTATTAGTGTGCCGCGTGATATGTCGATTTATGCTGCAAAACGGTTTAGAACTGCGTTAGAAGAAACAGCCGCATTCGTGGGAAATGGTCAAGGTGCACCGATTCCGCTCAAACACCGACGCGATCAAGACCCAGCGAATTTTGCGAAGCGGTAA